The Chrysiogenia bacterium nucleotide sequence ACCTGCCGGCCGGCCGCCAGCTCCGCGCAGAGAATGGACCACTCCTTGAGTGCGATGTTCGTGGGCTCGCCCATGAAGAAACTCCCGCCGGGGATTTGCGCCTCCCCCCAACGCGCGGCTTATGTAGCACAACGAATCAACCGAGCGAACATTCCGTGCACGGAAGATGCGCCGATTTGAATTTCGTTTTCAGATCAGCGTGCCCGAAATTTGGGCAGGCGCTTTCGAGCACGTGCACGATCACGTTCACGACAGCAAGGGTGAGTGCGGCCCCAACGGCTGGCGGGTGGTTCCGAAACCGGGTTAGAATGAGCCGATGCTCAGTAACGCTCACAACGCGCTGCTCGAAGAGCTCACCGCGCGCTATCGAGGCGCACTCGGCGCCGACGAGGCCACCTACCTGGGACACGTGCGCCGCGTGCTCGGTTTCTATGCAAGCCTGCGCGGCGCGCCGCTTGACGAGCGCGACATCGTCGCCGCCTTCTTCCACGACCTGGGCATCTGGACCGACCGGACCAATGACTACCTGCCGCCCTCGATCGAGGCGGCCCGCGCCTACCTCGAAGAAACCGGCCGCGCCGGTGACGCCGATCTGGTCACAGCCATGATCGACAACCACCACAAGCTGCGCGCCTACGCCGGTCCCCACGAAGAGCGCGTCGAGCCCTTCCGCCGCGCCGACCTCGTGGATTTCTCATTCGGCCTCTACAGCGCCGGCCTGCCAAGACAGGAACTTCGCGCCGCCTTCACCGAGATTCCGCCGGGCGCCTTCCGCAGGTTCCTCATCGGCCTCGCAGGCAAGTGGCTCCTGAAGTATCCGACCCGGCCGTTTCCGATTTTTCGGCTGTAGGGCCGGCCATCCACCGACAACCCACGCAGCCACAAAGGTCGTGGACGTGCTCGTGCACGTGCTCGATGAACCAGTGCACGCTTGCGATGCAGCCATTTCCCGTTCGTCCTGAGGAGGCGCGGAGCGCCGTCTCGCCCTCCGTCGCTGAAGCTCTGAAGGGCGATCCTTCCGAAGCCTTGGCGGAGGAGGACCGAAGGGCAAAAGGGCCTCGGAAGTCCGAATCGTGCACGAGCACGTGCACGCTCACGTTCACGACGGCAAGGGACGCCTCACCCGCACAGCTTGCGGGCGCTCCAGACGCGCCGGGCATTGCATCAAGTTGTTTCAGCGATGTCCCTCGCCGACAGGGCTTATCCTTCTCATCACATCCGAAAATCTCGCAAACCCCCGCCGTCCTTCAGCGACGGGCGAGTGCGGTGTCAGGTTGAGGGCCAAAGGCCCAACCAATCCCTCTTCCCCCGGCCCTCCTTCGCCACGGCTTCGAGAGGGCCGCCCTCCAGAG carries:
- a CDS encoding phosphohydrolase; the encoded protein is MLSNAHNALLEELTARYRGALGADEATYLGHVRRVLGFYASLRGAPLDERDIVAAFFHDLGIWTDRTNDYLPPSIEAARAYLEETGRAGDADLVTAMIDNHHKLRAYAGPHEERVEPFRRADLVDFSFGLYSAGLPRQELRAAFTEIPPGAFRRFLIGLAGKWLLKYPTRPFPIFRL